From Ndongobacter massiliensis:
TTTGGGCATTTTTTCAGACGCAAGTTCAAGCATTCTTTTTGAAAAATCCTGTCCATAAATGACGCAGCCATTCTCATACAACTTTGTTGTAAGTGTACCCGTTCCAAATCCAATATCCAACACTGTTGATTTCGGTTTTTCCATTATGCTTTTATAAATATCGCCAAGAATTCTTTTATATCCCGCAAAAGGATACGTACTCTCTTCATCGGATACTCCGACTGATTTATCGTAACCATCCGCCCATAAATCAAATTCTTTGCTACCTAACATGCTTCCTCCTGCAAATTCAAATGTAACAATGTCAAACGTTCATTTCGCTAATCTTTTCATATATTCGTCTTCGATGTCTTTCTTTCTCATCCGGTTTTAAAAGTTCTTCCTGTTTCTCTTTGATTTCCTGCTCAACTTCTAAGATTCTCTTGATCTTATATTATGTAGAGATACAATTGCTGTGAGACCAAGAAGAAAAAATAGAGAGAGAAGTCCTGCTATGTAGGAAGAATGCCTGAAAAATTTTATCAGTACACGGTTATTGCAGTTCAGGTCGTTTTTTAGATGCTTTCTCCCGTTCTTCCGGAATAAAAGAATGAACTCCACCGTAAAACCTGAAAGCAACGCAAAGGCAGGGTGCCTTGTTCCCTACCATTTCATTTGGAAAACCTTACCCGGTATTGCTGATCGCTTCATTCGGTAAATCGGAATTTATCGGATTCTTATAGAATGTAATGCTCGCAGAGCATCCACAACATGCTGACCCCAATGCCCATTCCATCCACATTTCCATTCAAAGATAGCATTTCCGAATTTCCCGGCTTCATATTCCTTCATCCCTGCTTGCAAATCTGAAGCAATGTCGGAAAGATCATCGAACAAGTCTCCGCATACAGACTCTTCATCACTATAAGGATCAAATAGCTCCCGGTATGTCGTAGGAATCTGTTCATGAAAGCTGATAGGAATATCTCTAAAAAGATTCGAAGATCTTTTGATCGTTTCTGGCTCTGCTTCAGGAAGGTTCATAGCAGCTATATAAAGCATCACAAGTATCTCAATAAGAGAGGGAACTGTTTCAACTGTAACCACATTTTTAGCGATAAAGCAGCAGTATTCGTCTGCTCGTTCATAAAA
This genomic window contains:
- a CDS encoding DUF5063 domain-containing protein: MNRDIARKFYERADEYCCFIAKNVVTVETVPSLIEILVMLYIAAMNLPEAEPETIKRSSNLFRDIPISFHEQIPTTYRELFDPYSDEESVCGDLFDDLSDIASDLQAGMKEYEAGKFGNAIFEWKCGWNGHWGQHVVDALRALHSIRIR